In Betaproteobacteria bacterium, the following proteins share a genomic window:
- the nuoK gene encoding NADH-quinone oxidoreductase subunit NuoK: protein MIPLNHFLVLGALLFAIAVVGIFLNRKNLIVILMAIELMLLAVNMNFVAFSHFLGDPAGQVFVFFILTVAAAESAIGLAILVTLFRNLQSIDVDDMDSLKG, encoded by the coding sequence ATGATCCCGCTCAACCACTTCCTCGTCCTCGGGGCCCTGCTCTTCGCGATCGCGGTGGTGGGGATATTCCTCAACCGGAAGAACCTCATCGTGATCCTCATGGCCATCGAGCTGATGCTGCTCGCCGTGAACATGAACTTCGTCGCCTTCTCGCACTTCCTGGGCGACCCCGCGGGGCAGGTGTTCGTGTTCTTCATCCTCACGGTGGCCGCGGCGGAATCGGCCATCGGCCTGGCGATCCTGGTGACGCTCTTCCGGAACCTGCAGTCGATCGACGTCGACGACATGGATTCCCTCAAGGGATGA